From Salvelinus namaycush isolate Seneca chromosome 24, SaNama_1.0, whole genome shotgun sequence, one genomic window encodes:
- the LOC120019416 gene encoding probable serine/threonine-protein kinase samkC, translating into MTDPSVDHSTQTPQSITAPRTSQSITAPRTSQSITAPRPSVDHSTQTPSVDHSTQTLSVDHITQTILVDHSTQTILVDHSTQNLSVDHITQTLSVDHITQTILVDHSTQNLSVDHSTQNLSVDHSTQTTSVDHSTQTILVNHSTQTTSVDHSTQSITAPRTSQSITAPRPPQSITAPRPLSRSQHPEPLSRSQHPEPLSRSQHPDHLSRSQHPDHLSRSQHPDPSVDHSTLTPQSITAPRTSQSITAPRTSQSITAPRPPQSITAPRPLSRSQHPEPLSRSQHPDPLSRSQHPDPLSRSQHPDPSVDHSTQNLSVDHSTQTPSVDHSTQTPQLITAPRTSQSITAPRAPQSITPPRPP; encoded by the exons ATGACTG ACCCCTCAGTCGATCACAGCACCCAGACCCCTCAGTCGATCACAGCACCCAGAACCTCTCAGTCGATCACAGCACCCAGAACCTCTCAGTCGATCACAGCACCCAGACCCTCAGTCGATCACAGCACCCAGACCCCCTCAGTCGATCACAGCACCCAGACCCTCTCAGTCGATCACATCACCCAGACCATCTTAGTCGATCACAGCACCCAGACCATCTTAGTCGATCACAGCACCCAGAACCTCTCAGTCGATCACATCACCCAGACCCTCTCAGTCGATCACATCACCCAGACCATCTTAGTCGATCACAGCACCCAGAACCTCTCAGTCGATCACAGCACCCAGAACCTCTCAGTCGATCACAGCACCCAGACCACCTCAGTCGATCACAGCACCCAGACCATCTTAGTCAATCACAGCACCCAGACCACCTCAGTCGATCACAGCACCCAGTCGATCACAGCACCCAGAACCTCTCAGTCGATCACAGCACCCAGACCACCTCAGTCGATCACAGCACCCAGACCCCTCAGTCGATCACAGCACCCAGAACCTCTCAGTCGATCACAGCACCCAGAACCTCTCAGTCGATCACAGCACCCAGACCACCTCAGTCGATCACAGCACCCAGACCACCTCAGTCGATCACAGCACCCTGACCCCTCAGTCGATCACAGCACCCTGACCCCTCAGTCGATCACAGCACCCAGAACCTCTCAGTCGATCACAGCACCCAGAACCTCTCAGTCGATCACAGCACCCAGACCACCTCAGTCGATCACAGCACCCAGACCCCTCAGTCGATCACAGCACCCAGAACCTCTCAGTCGATCACAGCACCCAGACCCCCTCAGTCGATCACAGCACCCAGACCCCCTCAGTCGATCACAGCACCCAGACCCCTCAGTCGATCACAGCACCCAGAACCTCTCAGTCGATCACAGCACCCAGACCCCCTCAGTCGATCACAGCACCCAGACCCCTCAGTTGATCACAGCACCCAGAACCTCTCAGTCGATCACAGCACCCAGAGCCCCTCAGTCGATCACACCACCCAGACCCCCTTAG